The proteins below come from a single Armatimonadota bacterium genomic window:
- a CDS encoding acetyltransferase yields the protein MQIRLLRAGDEPAVLELWNRCMGEQFPLDSALFKQNVLRDAHFDPEAVWVAEDSGGNLLAYTHAKVCKEPLGSAGMMPDQGWIGALAFLPAEEGLQAARQLLHKAMDWLKAQGRKRVSYGSDPAHFFPGVPAEQTLHQQLLQEVGFTISEHVAVDLVRDLADYRVPAEVEQNLHNLREEYTIRSCTSDDIPALLRFLQKEFPGRWYYETAKRLEVEPAPRDILILTHGNEVAGFCHTFHRGSKRIGPSIYWRKLLGEAYGGLGPIGLAESTRGKGLGLALLCKGVEYVKLQGAQRMAIDWTDLVDFYGKIGFRVWKRYHPASRTL from the coding sequence ATGCAGATACGCCTTTTGCGCGCAGGAGACGAACCTGCGGTTTTGGAACTGTGGAACCGGTGCATGGGGGAACAGTTCCCGCTGGATTCCGCTCTGTTTAAACAGAACGTGCTGCGGGACGCTCATTTCGACCCGGAGGCGGTGTGGGTAGCGGAGGACAGCGGAGGGAACCTGCTGGCGTATACACACGCGAAAGTGTGTAAAGAACCGCTGGGTTCGGCAGGCATGATGCCCGATCAGGGGTGGATCGGCGCACTGGCTTTCCTACCTGCCGAAGAAGGGTTGCAAGCGGCACGTCAGCTATTGCACAAGGCGATGGACTGGCTGAAGGCACAGGGTAGGAAGCGCGTCAGCTACGGCTCCGACCCTGCCCACTTTTTCCCCGGTGTTCCCGCCGAGCAAACGCTCCATCAGCAGCTCTTGCAGGAAGTGGGATTCACCATCAGCGAGCATGTCGCGGTAGACCTGGTACGCGACCTCGCGGACTATCGCGTGCCCGCCGAGGTAGAGCAGAACCTGCACAACCTGCGCGAAGAGTACACCATCCGTTCCTGCACATCGGATGACATACCTGCCCTGTTGCGCTTCCTGCAAAAGGAGTTCCCCGGCAGGTGGTACTACGAGACGGCAAAGCGGCTGGAGGTCGAGCCAGCGCCGCGCGACATCCTCATCCTCACACACGGGAACGAGGTAGCAGGCTTCTGCCATACCTTCCATCGTGGCTCCAAGCGCATCGGGCCCTCTATCTACTGGCGCAAGCTGCTGGGCGAGGCGTACGGGGGATTGGGACCTATCGGTCTGGCGGAAAGCACACGCGGAAAGGGATTAGGTCTGGCTCTGCTTTGCAAGGGTGTGGAGTATGTCAAGCTACAGGGCGCACAGCGCATGGCGATTGACTGGACAGACCTGGTGGACTTTTACGGCAAAATCGGCTTCCGCGTGTGGAAGCGATACCACCCGGCTTCACGTACGCTGTAG
- a CDS encoding histidinol phosphate phosphatase, with the protein MSDKATRPALFLDRDGVINADPVEFVTKPEELQLLPSSAEAIARFNALGVPVIVCSNQSGVAKGLYSLQTLERISQRLQEMLREYGARIDAFYYCPHDDADGCDCRKPKPGLLLRAAREHAIALEKSVFVGDSWRDIIAGRSAGVKTVLVLSGHVKPEMLDSPEVRSHPPDHIAPDLKGATEWILHQLDGAG; encoded by the coding sequence TTGAGCGACAAAGCAACCCGTCCAGCTCTGTTTTTAGACCGCGACGGTGTGATTAACGCCGACCCGGTGGAGTTTGTCACCAAACCGGAGGAGTTGCAGCTGCTGCCCTCCTCGGCGGAAGCGATAGCGCGTTTCAACGCGCTGGGCGTGCCTGTGATTGTCTGCTCGAATCAATCGGGGGTAGCGAAGGGGCTGTACTCCCTGCAGACGCTGGAACGCATCAGCCAGCGGCTTCAGGAGATGTTGCGTGAGTACGGAGCACGCATCGACGCCTTTTACTACTGTCCACACGATGACGCGGACGGCTGTGATTGCCGCAAGCCCAAGCCGGGGCTACTGCTGCGGGCGGCGAGGGAGCACGCTATCGCGCTGGAGAAATCGGTGTTCGTGGGCGATTCGTGGAGGGACATCATTGCAGGGCGTTCGGCAGGTGTGAAAACCGTGCTGGTGCTGAGCGGACATGTGAAGCCAGAGATGCTCGATTCCCCCGAGGTGAGAAGCCACCCACCTGACCACATTGCTCCGGACCTTAAAGGGGCAACAGAGTGGATTCTACACCAGCTGGACGGAGCCGGATAG
- a CDS encoding two-component system response regulator, which translates to MNNTMSPQARILVVDDEPLVVEAIERTLRSYGYAVCSAHSAQEALHILEQQRVNLCLSDLHMPGMGGKTLARWVRQQYPNIPVVIMTGDDSLEVLREAIDSGASDFITKPWRSHELPIVVERNLRRHQIWMEEQKRYLCKLNEAYSDMLEALLSALETREREIEGHCERVTTYTMILAEAMGVPHEKHPDIERGALLHDVGKIGIPDAILFKNGPLNAGEWQVMRQHPVIGYRMCMKVRSLQNAARDIVLCHHEQWDGSGYPQGLRGEDIPLGARIFAVADTLDAMTSDRPYRKALSLDEACAELERCAGTQFDPQVVKTFLSIPASVWETVTQNLQTTSRTNMPDGVVSLIPTEEPLRKAA; encoded by the coding sequence ATGAATAATACGATGTCGCCCCAAGCCCGTATACTGGTCGTAGATGACGAACCGCTGGTAGTTGAGGCTATTGAACGCACCTTGCGCTCCTATGGCTACGCCGTTTGTAGCGCTCACAGCGCTCAAGAGGCTTTGCATATACTGGAACAACAACGTGTGAACCTGTGCTTATCCGACCTGCACATGCCGGGGATGGGCGGCAAAACGCTGGCCAGGTGGGTGCGCCAGCAGTACCCCAACATCCCTGTCGTCATCATGACAGGGGATGATTCTCTGGAGGTGCTGCGCGAGGCGATAGATAGCGGAGCCAGCGATTTCATCACCAAACCATGGCGCTCGCATGAACTGCCCATCGTGGTAGAGCGCAACCTCCGCCGCCACCAAATTTGGATGGAGGAACAGAAACGCTACCTCTGCAAATTGAACGAAGCGTACTCTGATATGCTGGAGGCGCTGCTGAGCGCACTTGAAACACGAGAACGAGAGATAGAAGGGCACTGTGAGCGCGTCACAACCTACACCATGATACTTGCCGAAGCGATGGGTGTTCCCCACGAGAAGCATCCTGATATCGAGCGCGGGGCGTTGCTGCACGATGTGGGCAAAATCGGCATCCCCGATGCTATCCTTTTCAAAAACGGACCGCTCAACGCCGGCGAGTGGCAGGTGATGCGCCAGCACCCCGTTATCGGCTACCGGATGTGTATGAAGGTGCGCTCCTTACAGAACGCGGCACGCGACATCGTGTTGTGTCACCACGAGCAATGGGATGGCAGTGGCTATCCGCAGGGGCTACGCGGCGAAGATATACCGCTTGGAGCACGCATCTTCGCCGTGGCAGATACCCTGGACGCCATGACCTCCGACCGCCCCTATCGCAAGGCGCTCTCTCTGGATGAGGCGTGTGCCGAGCTGGAGAGGTGCGCTGGCACACAGTTTGACCCCCAGGTGGTTAAGACATTTCTCAGCATCCCTGCAAGCGTGTGGGAAACGGTTACACAGAACCTTCAAACAACCTCCAGAACGAACATGCCGGATGGTGTCGTCTCCCTGATACCGACTGAGGAACCGCTAAGAAAGGCAGCGTAG
- a CDS encoding succinate dehydrogenase iron-sulfur subunit codes for MDGIQSVIMKIKRQANPQSAPYWEEFEVPYKPRMNVIFCLMQIQRNPVNRQGKPTTAPAWEAACLEEVCGTCTMVINGRVRQACSALVDEVGKRAGEHLEITLEPMSKFPVVRDLIVDRSEMFETLKRIRAWVPIDGTHDLGPGPRIPDSIRELRYEFARCMTCGCCLEACPNVNAHSNFIGPAALGQVKLFNLHPVGATLEDERFDVLAGPDGITGCGNAQNCVRVCPKEIPLTRAIAELNRDITINRLRKWLTK; via the coding sequence ATGGACGGCATCCAGAGCGTGATAATGAAGATAAAACGACAGGCGAACCCGCAGAGCGCGCCTTACTGGGAAGAGTTCGAGGTGCCATACAAGCCGCGCATGAACGTCATCTTCTGCCTGATGCAGATTCAGCGCAACCCGGTGAACCGTCAGGGCAAACCGACCACCGCCCCCGCATGGGAAGCTGCCTGCCTGGAGGAGGTGTGCGGCACCTGTACGATGGTGATTAACGGCAGAGTACGCCAGGCGTGCTCTGCGCTGGTGGACGAAGTGGGCAAACGTGCTGGTGAGCACCTCGAAATCACCCTCGAGCCCATGAGCAAATTCCCCGTCGTGCGCGACCTCATCGTAGACCGCAGCGAGATGTTCGAAACGCTCAAGCGCATCCGCGCGTGGGTGCCTATCGATGGTACGCACGACCTGGGACCCGGTCCGCGCATTCCCGATAGCATCCGCGAGCTGCGATACGAGTTCGCACGGTGTATGACCTGTGGATGCTGTCTGGAAGCCTGTCCCAACGTGAACGCTCACTCCAACTTCATCGGACCTGCTGCACTGGGACAGGTGAAACTCTTTAACCTGCACCCCGTGGGGGCAACACTGGAAGACGAACGCTTCGACGTGCTGGCAGGACCGGACGGGATAACCGGCTGTGGCAACGCGCAAAACTGCGTGCGGGTCTGTCCGAAAGAGATTCCTTTGACCCGCGCCATCGCCGAGCTCAACCGCGACATCACCATCAACCGGCTGCGCAAATGGCTAACGAAGTAA
- the sdhA gene encoding succinate dehydrogenase flavoprotein subunit codes for MAKQRAIVVGGGLAGLMTVIKIAEQGLPVDLFSLVPVKRSHSVCAQGGINGAVNTKGEGDSPDEHFDDTIYGGDFLAHQPPVKSMCYRAPGIIYLLDRMGVPFNRTPEGFLDFRRFGGTKHHRTAFAGSTTGQQLLYALDEQVRRFEVEGLVNKYEGWEFLGIVRDEEGRCRGIVAQNLHTMEIRAFRADAVVMATGGPGYLFGKSTNSIINTGSAASICYQQGAYYANGEFIQVHPTAIPGEDKLRLMSEAIRGEGGRVWVPKDPYDPRPPREIPESDRWYFLEEKYPAYGNLVPRDIATREIFEVCVTQKRGIMGRNEVYLDITHLPRDLIERKLLGILEIYTKFVGDDPREVPMRVFPAVHYSMGGLWVDYERTPDGFLHPESTRNQMTNIPGLYAAGECEYQYHGANRLGANALLACLFGGEVAGNAVVRYVQGLQNSANSLPASLYESERQRHEQDYQQLLKMTGDENPYKLHQELGEWMTDNVTVVRYNDRLQKTEEKILELMERWKRININDSSLWTNQIVPFTRALRNMLILAQVITRGALLRNESRGAHYKPEYPERNDAEWLKTTMASYTPDGPRIFYEPVDTSLIPPRIRKYDVDKKATLTTAAQPAELVGAKDDKGE; via the coding sequence ATGGCAAAGCAACGCGCAATCGTCGTCGGCGGCGGGCTTGCCGGACTGATGACGGTCATCAAAATCGCCGAGCAGGGGCTGCCGGTAGACCTGTTTTCGCTGGTTCCGGTAAAGCGTAGTCACTCGGTGTGCGCACAGGGAGGCATTAACGGCGCAGTAAACACCAAAGGCGAGGGCGATAGCCCCGACGAGCACTTCGACGATACCATCTATGGAGGTGACTTCCTTGCGCACCAACCACCCGTGAAAAGCATGTGCTACCGCGCTCCCGGCATCATCTATCTGCTTGACCGCATGGGCGTGCCCTTCAACCGCACACCGGAAGGCTTTCTGGACTTCCGTCGCTTCGGTGGCACCAAGCATCATCGCACCGCGTTCGCCGGTTCCACCACCGGTCAGCAGCTGCTGTACGCGCTGGACGAGCAGGTACGTCGCTTCGAGGTAGAGGGGCTGGTCAACAAATACGAAGGCTGGGAGTTTCTGGGCATCGTGCGCGATGAGGAGGGTAGGTGTCGAGGTATCGTGGCGCAGAACCTGCACACGATGGAGATTCGCGCCTTCCGTGCCGATGCAGTGGTGATGGCAACAGGCGGACCGGGGTACCTCTTCGGTAAATCCACCAACTCCATCATCAACACCGGCTCTGCAGCGAGTATCTGCTACCAGCAGGGAGCGTACTATGCGAACGGTGAGTTTATCCAGGTACACCCAACCGCTATCCCGGGCGAAGATAAGCTGCGCCTGATGTCGGAGGCGATTCGTGGCGAGGGTGGACGTGTGTGGGTACCCAAAGACCCCTACGACCCACGGCCGCCTCGCGAAATTCCCGAAAGCGACCGCTGGTACTTCCTGGAGGAGAAGTATCCCGCATACGGTAACCTGGTGCCGCGCGACATCGCCACCCGTGAGATATTCGAGGTGTGCGTTACCCAGAAACGCGGTATCATGGGACGTAACGAGGTGTATCTGGACATCACGCACCTGCCCCGTGACCTGATAGAGCGCAAACTGCTGGGCATCCTCGAAATCTACACCAAGTTCGTGGGCGATGACCCGCGCGAAGTACCGATGCGGGTGTTCCCGGCGGTGCACTACTCGATGGGCGGACTGTGGGTGGACTACGAACGCACCCCCGACGGCTTCCTTCATCCCGAGAGCACGCGTAATCAGATGACCAATATCCCCGGGCTGTACGCGGCGGGCGAGTGCGAGTATCAGTATCACGGCGCAAACCGGCTCGGCGCGAACGCGCTGTTGGCGTGCCTCTTCGGAGGCGAGGTGGCAGGTAATGCAGTGGTGCGCTATGTGCAGGGGCTGCAGAACTCTGCTAATAGCCTGCCGGCATCGCTATATGAAAGCGAACGCCAACGCCATGAGCAGGACTATCAACAGCTGCTGAAGATGACCGGCGACGAGAACCCATACAAACTGCACCAGGAGCTGGGCGAATGGATGACCGATAACGTCACCGTAGTGCGCTACAACGACAGGCTCCAGAAAACGGAGGAGAAGATTCTGGAACTGATGGAGCGGTGGAAGCGTATCAACATCAACGACTCATCACTGTGGACGAATCAGATTGTGCCGTTTACTCGCGCGCTGCGCAATATGCTGATACTGGCGCAGGTGATTACGCGCGGTGCCCTGTTGCGCAACGAGAGCCGGGGCGCCCACTACAAACCCGAGTATCCTGAACGCAACGACGCGGAGTGGCTCAAGACCACGATGGCGAGCTACACGCCGGATGGACCACGCATCTTCTATGAACCAGTGGATACCTCGCTGATTCCGCCGCGCATCCGCAAGTACGACGTGGACAAGAAAGCAACACTGACCACCGCAGCCCAACCTGCCGAACTTGTTGGCGCAAAAGACGATAAGGGAGAGTAG
- the sdhC gene encoding succinate dehydrogenase cytochrome B558 yields MAIATAHRRSLIAADNHILHRLHSLSGIVPVGIFLVQHLTLNSFALASPAHYNAVIDFFNETMPRHLLHILEWGFIFIPILFHALYGLVITAHGQVNVGRYGYWRNWMYLWQRITGIILVLYIAVHVWGTTISHRLYGTNIHYDGMVQYFGNPWVVAFYLLGITSATFHLSNGIWNFCIRWGITVSERAQQGCAKVCAVIFVALTALGWSALFAFR; encoded by the coding sequence ATGGCTATCGCAACAGCGCATCGCAGGTCGCTCATCGCAGCCGATAATCACATCCTGCACAGGCTGCATTCGTTGTCTGGTATTGTGCCTGTGGGCATTTTTCTGGTTCAGCATCTCACGCTCAACTCCTTCGCGCTTGCTAGCCCTGCGCACTACAACGCAGTGATTGATTTCTTCAACGAGACGATGCCCCGCCACCTACTACATATCCTGGAATGGGGGTTCATCTTCATTCCCATTTTGTTCCACGCGCTGTACGGGCTGGTGATTACCGCACACGGGCAAGTGAACGTGGGGCGATATGGCTACTGGCGCAACTGGATGTACCTGTGGCAACGCATCACAGGTATTATCCTCGTCCTCTACATCGCGGTACACGTGTGGGGCACCACCATCAGCCACCGGCTGTATGGCACCAATATCCACTACGACGGCATGGTACAGTATTTCGGGAATCCCTGGGTAGTGGCGTTTTACCTGCTGGGGATCACCTCCGCAACCTTTCACCTGTCTAACGGCATCTGGAACTTCTGCATTCGCTGGGGCATCACCGTCAGCGAGCGGGCGCAACAAGGGTGCGCGAAGGTGTGTGCGGTCATTTTCGTGGCGTTGACCGCGCTGGGGTGGTCAGCGCTGTTCGCATTTCGCTAG
- the ispH gene encoding 4-hydroxy-3-methylbut-2-enyl diphosphate reductase, with amino-acid sequence MERIVLASPRGFCAGVSYAIEVLDLAIKAYGTPLYMRHAIVHNEHVVRSFERRGVIFVEEVSEIPPGSTVVFSAHGVSPKVRQEAAERHLRVIDATCPLVSKVHREVQRFAAQGYHIIYIGHAGHVEAMGTMGHAPGQITLVQTVEDAERVQVPDGKLAVATQTTLSLYEVERIMAILKRRFPHLETPPKEDICYATTNRQNAVRELAKVCDLILVIGSRSSSNSNRLREVAQEAGVPAYLLLEPEEVLPEWRTKYRSVGVTSGASTPESSVEAIIGELLKGQEHVPVQTLETAREDIAFIPPRTLIASASATG; translated from the coding sequence ATGGAACGTATCGTTCTGGCTTCGCCGCGCGGGTTTTGTGCTGGCGTGTCTTATGCAATAGAAGTGCTTGACTTAGCCATTAAAGCGTACGGCACGCCGCTGTATATGCGCCATGCCATCGTGCACAACGAACACGTGGTGCGTTCGTTCGAGCGGCGCGGGGTTATCTTTGTAGAAGAGGTGTCGGAAATCCCGCCGGGCTCAACGGTTGTTTTCAGCGCGCATGGCGTGTCGCCGAAGGTACGTCAGGAAGCAGCGGAGCGCCACCTGCGTGTCATCGACGCCACTTGCCCGCTGGTGTCCAAAGTGCATCGGGAGGTGCAGCGCTTTGCCGCACAGGGCTACCATATCATCTACATCGGACATGCAGGACACGTGGAGGCGATGGGTACGATGGGACATGCGCCCGGACAAATCACGCTGGTGCAGACGGTAGAAGATGCCGAGCGGGTGCAGGTGCCGGATGGCAAGCTCGCCGTCGCCACACAGACTACCCTGAGTTTGTACGAGGTAGAGCGTATCATGGCGATACTCAAGCGTCGCTTCCCGCACCTCGAAACGCCCCCCAAAGAAGACATATGCTACGCTACCACCAACCGCCAGAATGCGGTGAGGGAGTTGGCGAAAGTATGCGACCTGATACTGGTCATCGGCAGTCGCTCTAGCAGTAACTCCAACCGCCTGCGTGAGGTGGCGCAAGAGGCTGGCGTACCTGCTTACCTGTTGCTGGAGCCCGAAGAGGTTCTTCCTGAATGGCGCACCAAATACCGCTCGGTAGGTGTTACCAGCGGCGCATCCACACCGGAGAGCTCGGTGGAGGCAATTATCGGCGAGCTGTTGAAGGGACAGGAACATGTTCCCGTGCAGACGCTGGAGACAGCCCGGGAAGACATTGCCTTTATCCCTCCCCGCACGCTCATCGCCAGTGCGTCTGCAACGGGATAG
- the nusA gene encoding transcription termination/antitermination protein NusA translates to MSSEFIEILRALERERDIPLAVLWEALETALTNAYKKHCGAVGDVRLRLDSSKAGVRLFCERTVAEEVENPHTQITLEEARKFKPDAEIGDIVSVPVDLEDFGRIAAQTAKQVIVQRIREAEREQIYQEFQERVGEILSGFVQRREGPNVIIDLDRVEAILPPEEQVPNEPYRPHDRLRVYLLRVERTTKAPRIIVSRSHPSLIRRLFELEVPEVREGSVVIKAVAREPGARSKIAVWAKEPNIDPVGSCVGLRGTRVQAVVNELYDEKIDIIRWYPEPAQFIAEALSPARVSRVHLNEKEKSALVIVPDDQLSLAIGKAGQNVRLAARLTGWKIDIRSESQIAQDALTTGKEEKESAS, encoded by the coding sequence ATGAGCAGCGAATTTATTGAAATACTGCGTGCGCTGGAGCGCGAGAGGGACATCCCGCTGGCGGTGCTGTGGGAGGCACTGGAGACCGCTTTGACCAACGCCTACAAGAAGCACTGTGGCGCGGTCGGCGATGTACGCCTTCGCCTCGATTCCAGTAAGGCAGGCGTTCGTTTGTTCTGTGAGCGTACTGTGGCGGAAGAGGTGGAGAACCCGCATACTCAGATTACGCTGGAGGAAGCGCGAAAGTTCAAGCCGGATGCGGAGATTGGAGATATCGTCTCCGTGCCGGTGGACCTGGAGGATTTCGGGCGTATCGCTGCGCAGACCGCCAAGCAGGTAATTGTGCAGCGCATCCGCGAAGCGGAGCGGGAGCAGATATACCAGGAGTTCCAGGAGCGTGTGGGAGAGATACTCTCCGGCTTCGTGCAGCGCAGAGAAGGTCCGAACGTGATTATCGATCTCGACCGAGTGGAAGCCATCCTGCCGCCAGAGGAACAGGTTCCGAACGAGCCGTATCGCCCGCATGACCGCCTGCGCGTGTACCTACTGCGTGTGGAGCGCACCACCAAGGCGCCGCGTATCATCGTGTCGCGCAGTCATCCTAGCCTTATTCGTCGCCTGTTCGAGCTGGAGGTGCCTGAGGTGCGCGAGGGGAGCGTGGTCATTAAGGCGGTGGCACGAGAGCCGGGAGCACGCTCCAAAATCGCGGTGTGGGCAAAGGAGCCCAACATCGACCCAGTGGGCAGCTGTGTGGGGCTTCGCGGCACCCGGGTGCAGGCGGTAGTGAACGAGCTGTACGATGAAAAGATAGATATCATCCGCTGGTATCCTGAGCCGGCACAGTTCATCGCGGAGGCACTTAGCCCGGCGAGGGTTTCGAGAGTGCATCTGAACGAGAAAGAGAAGAGTGCGCTGGTCATCGTGCCCGACGACCAGCTCTCGCTAGCGATTGGCAAAGCGGGACAGAACGTGCGGCTGGCAGCGCGTTTGACCGGCTGGAAGATAGACATTCGCAGCGAATCGCAGATTGCGCAGGACGCGCTAACAACAGGCAAAGAGGAAAAGGAAAGCGCATCCTGA
- a CDS encoding ribosome-binding factor A codes for MSSNRVSRIESLLVTEISDIVRNELKDPRLAGVTITQARVSRDLSHAKVYVSALGGTEARDKALEVLRNLAGRIRGEFGRRAHLRVVPEIHFEPDEGIEAGMRVHELLRQLEQE; via the coding sequence ATGAGCAGTAACCGGGTATCCAGGATAGAGAGCTTGCTGGTCACTGAAATCAGTGACATCGTACGCAATGAGTTGAAGGACCCACGCCTGGCGGGCGTAACTATCACGCAGGCAAGGGTATCTCGCGATCTGAGCCACGCCAAGGTGTACGTGAGCGCACTGGGTGGCACAGAAGCGCGGGATAAGGCGCTGGAAGTGCTGCGCAACCTTGCCGGGCGTATTCGGGGCGAATTTGGGCGCCGCGCGCACCTGCGCGTTGTGCCGGAAATCCACTTCGAACCGGACGAGGGCATCGAGGCAGGGATGCGCGTACACGAACTGCTGCGTCAACTGGAACAAGAATGA
- a CDS encoding phosphoesterase RecJ-like protein, whose translation MIRRHLQQVAQVLREAKSVVLACHLNPDGDTLGCALALQAALEGMGKRVVTLSSDGVPEIYRFLPGSEKVLTSTEQRGFDVAVVCDTGMPERIGKAKDAVFSARIVVDIDHHITEGAFGDIRIQQPKAAATAEIVYRLLKVMDAPVTPAIATCLLTGIITDTGLYRYMNVSPATLRLSATLMEAGASPAQIAEEVFERRSLPSIKLLGRALEHIRQEEGGRLVWSYLSHEDFTELGATDEDTEGIITQLRAVRDSVVLALLREVKPGRVRVSVRSRDERIDMAKLAEKFGGGGHRMAAGFWVEGNIAEAKEKVIGALREWMHCSTSTSRRA comes from the coding sequence ATGATCCGCCGCCATCTACAACAGGTTGCTCAGGTGCTACGGGAGGCAAAGAGCGTGGTTCTTGCTTGCCACCTCAATCCCGACGGCGACACGCTGGGGTGTGCGCTGGCTCTACAGGCGGCGCTGGAGGGGATGGGCAAGCGAGTGGTTACCCTGAGCAGTGACGGCGTGCCGGAGATATATCGCTTTCTGCCCGGCTCCGAGAAGGTTCTTACTTCCACCGAACAGCGCGGCTTCGACGTGGCGGTGGTATGCGATACCGGCATGCCAGAGCGCATCGGGAAGGCAAAGGATGCAGTGTTCTCGGCGCGGATCGTCGTAGATATCGACCACCATATCACCGAAGGCGCGTTCGGCGACATCCGCATCCAGCAGCCGAAAGCCGCCGCCACCGCCGAAATCGTCTACCGTCTGCTGAAGGTCATGGACGCGCCCGTTACTCCTGCCATCGCCACCTGCCTGCTCACCGGCATCATCACTGATACCGGTCTCTATCGCTATATGAACGTCTCACCTGCCACCCTCCGCCTGAGTGCGACCCTGATGGAGGCGGGAGCATCACCGGCGCAGATTGCAGAAGAGGTTTTTGAACGACGCTCCTTGCCCAGCATCAAGCTGCTGGGACGCGCCCTCGAGCACATCCGGCAAGAAGAAGGCGGAAGATTGGTGTGGTCCTACCTGAGCCACGAGGACTTCACCGAGCTGGGAGCTACCGACGAAGATACCGAGGGCATTATCACCCAGCTGCGGGCGGTGCGCGATAGCGTGGTGCTGGCGCTTTTGCGGGAGGTGAAGCCCGGGCGCGTGCGTGTGAGCGTGCGCAGTCGTGACGAGCGCATTGATATGGCAAAGCTGGCGGAAAAGTTCGGCGGAGGCGGTCACCGCATGGCAGCTGGGTTCTGGGTAGAGGGCAACATTGCCGAGGCGAAAGAGAAGGTGATAGGGGCGTTACGGGAATGGATGCATTGCTCAACCTCTACAAGCCGGCGGGCATGA
- a CDS encoding riboflavin biosynthesis protein, translating to MSGSEPRSLGLRASVVTIGSFDGVHRGHQAIIRVALRRAKELGIPAVAVTFDRHPQEAIQPENAPSCLTTLTSRVRLLLETGLQDVLVLRFDHQFATLHPEAFLHSVLQRRLNARWIVVGKDFRFGHRRMGSVDYLREVQARFGFEVEAVPDVLYRGERISSSRIRQTLLDGEVQEASAMLGRAYVLEGVVVRGQQLGRRLGYPTVNLSLLASQLVPGDGIYAGKLLHPRTSNVYTAAISVGVRPTVDGTKRTIEAYLLGFSGSLYGEEVHLAFFYRLRDEQRFESLHALKEQMDRDVQQVAELMGQ from the coding sequence GTGAGCGGCTCGGAACCGCGTTCGCTGGGCCTGCGCGCCAGCGTGGTGACCATCGGCTCCTTCGATGGGGTGCACCGTGGGCATCAGGCGATTATCCGCGTTGCCCTCCGGCGTGCGAAGGAACTGGGCATCCCAGCCGTTGCCGTCACCTTTGACCGCCACCCCCAAGAAGCCATTCAACCCGAAAACGCGCCATCCTGTCTCACCACGCTGACCAGCCGGGTACGCCTGCTTCTGGAAACCGGGTTGCAGGACGTGCTGGTGTTACGCTTCGACCATCAATTTGCCACACTGCATCCCGAAGCGTTCTTGCATTCGGTGTTGCAAAGGCGTCTGAACGCGCGCTGGATTGTGGTGGGCAAGGACTTCCGCTTCGGGCATCGGCGGATGGGCAGTGTGGATTATTTACGTGAGGTGCAGGCGCGTTTCGGTTTTGAGGTGGAGGCTGTACCGGACGTGCTCTATCGCGGCGAGCGCATCAGCAGCAGTCGAATCCGCCAGACACTGCTGGACGGTGAAGTGCAGGAGGCATCTGCCATGCTGGGCAGGGCGTACGTGCTGGAGGGTGTGGTGGTGCGCGGACAGCAGCTGGGAAGGAGATTGGGCTACCCGACGGTAAACCTGAGCCTGCTCGCATCTCAGCTGGTGCCGGGGGACGGAATCTATGCGGGGAAGCTGCTACACCCACGCACGAGCAACGTTTACACAGCGGCAATCAGCGTGGGCGTACGCCCTACCGTGGACGGCACAAAGCGTACCATTGAAGCGTACCTGCTGGGCTTCTCAGGCAGTCTGTATGGTGAGGAGGTGCATCTTGCCTTCTTCTATCGTCTGCGGGACGAGCAGAGGTTCGAATCCCTGCACGCGCTGAAGGAACAGATGGACAGAGACGTGCAGCAGGTAGCGGAACTGATGGGGCAGTAG